From the Archangium lipolyticum genome, the window GGTTGCGCGACAGCAGGGTGAAGAAGGGCAGCACGAAGCCCATCAGGAACAGGGCGATGGACAGGGGCCGCCAGGCGCCCTCGATGCGCAGCTTGAACCAGCCCGCCTCTTCCGGAAGGTTGGCGATCCAGATGAGGAGGAACTGGGAGAAGGCGATGTAGGCCCAGAAGGCCGTGAAGGCCAGCATCAGCTTTCCGAGGTTGTGGTAGTGCGCCGTCGTCACCAGGGTCCCGTACTCGTCCTTGCCCTGGGCGTTCACGGTGGCGATGGTCAGCACGCAGAAGGCGGCCAGGAAGCTACCGGCGAAGTAATAGACGCCGAAGATGGTGGACTGCCAGAGCGGCGTGAGCGTCATCAGCCAGTCGAAACCAGCAAAAGTAATGGTCAGCGCAAGGAAGGGCAGGGCGCCCGGCGAGAACCGCCGCAGCTTGACCGTCAGATCCAGCGCGCCGCTGGTGTCCTGCTCGGTGCTCCAGCCGCGCAGCCGCCACGCCACGAAGATCCACGTCCCGAAGTAGATGGCCTGACGGATGTAGAAGAAGGTCAGGTTGAGGTACGGGTGCTTGTGGTGCAGGTGGTGCAGCTCCACCTCGGTGTACTTCAGGCCCTCGGTGCCGGGGAACACCCAGGCCGCGGGGTCCACCCAGGGGAAGATGTGCTTGGCCCCGAAGACGATGGGCAGCACGAGCGGGACGAAGAGCACCACGCTAGAGCCCATGGTCTCCATGGAGCGGCGCAGGATGGTGGTCCACTTCACCTTGGCGGTGTGGAAGATGGCCACCATGATGATGGAGGCCACCGAAATGCCCAGCCAGTAGGTGAAGGCGAGCAGGTAGCTGAACAGCGCCGGCTGGGGGGCGGTGAAGAAGCCCACGACGGTCAGCACCAGGCCGAGGACACCCACGGCCCCGGCCAGCGTCATCACCTTGGACCCGCCGTTGAAACGATCCACGGCAATCATCGGTTCTCCTGAGGAACAGGCTGCTGGCCGCCCACCTGGGTGGTGCGGGCCCGCTGCAGCGCACGGACGTAGGCCACCACGGCCCACCGCTCCTGGATGTTCAGCTCGCCGGCGAAGGACGGCATGATGCCGTAGCCCTCGGTGATGGCGGCGAAGAAGTGCCCGTCCGGCTTGTTGGCGATCTCCTGGAGGGAGGGCGGCAGACGCAGGGCCATGTTCTCGGCCACCACGCTGTTGCCGTCGCCGAGCCGGCCATGGCACTGCGCGCAAACGATGTTGTACTGCTTCTGTCCCAGCTCGAGCACCTGACGGTTGAGCTCGATCTCCTTGGGGATGGACGTCACGAGCGTGCCGTTGACGCGGCCCGTGGTGAGACCGGGGCTGCCCACCGGACGCTCACGCGGGATGGTGCCCTCGGGCGGGGTGCGCATGGCCTTGCCATCCGCCCAGAACTCGCTCGTCTCGTAGTACTCGTACTTCGCCTGAGACTCCATGCGCTGGAGGAACTCGGACGGGACGTTGCAGCCGGCCAGGGCGAGCCCTGCCGCGGCGGGGATGAGCCACCTCATTCCTTCTCTCCCGTGACCACGGTCACATGGGTCGCGCCCAGTGCCTTGAGCTGGTCCATGATGTCTTCCGCCTTGGCGGTGGTGAGGGCCTTCGGGATGCTCAGCCAGTAGCCGTGCGTGGAGGCGCTGCGGAACTCCTCGCTCTCGAAGACCGGGTGATAGGGCTGCGGCAGCCGGCTGAGCCCCAGCAGCCCGAAGAAGATTCCGAAGGCCGCCAGCAGCACCGCCAGCTCGAAGGTGATGGGCACGTAGGCCGGGATGCTGAGCACGGGACGGCCACCCACGTTGAGCGGGTAGTCCAGGCCGTTCATGTAGGCCTGGAACGAGATGGCCGTGATGATGCCCGTGAGGGCCCCGCCCAGGGCGATGAAGGGCACGCGCGAGGGCGGCAGGCCCAGCGCCTCGGACCCACCGTGCAGCGGGTAGGGCGAGTAGGTGTCCATGCCCTCGTAGCCCTTCTCCCGCATCTGCTGGGTGGCGGCCACGAGGACGTCAGGGGAGGGGAACTCGGCGAGCACCCAGCTCTCCAGCACTTTGGTCTCGGCGGACATGGCTCAGTGCGCTCCGTGGGTGAGGGTCCCGGCGGCGCCAGTCTCCGCGCCGTGGGCGGCGTGGTGGGCGGCGTGCTTGAGCTCCAGCTGGAGCTCCTTCACCTCGCTCACCGCGACCGCGGGGACGAACTTGAGGAAGAGCAGGAACAGGGTGCTGAACAGGCCCAGCGTGCCCACGTAGATGCACCAGTCCACCCAGGTCGGGCTGTACAGGTCCCACGAGGAGGGCAGGAAGTCCTGCGTCAGCGACGTCACGATGATGATGAAGCGCTCGCACCACATGCCGATGTTCACCACGATGGACGCCACCCACATGATGGGGATGCTGGTCCGGCACTTCTTGAACCAGAAGATGTTCGGCGTGATGACGTTGCAGGCGATCATCAGCCAGTACACCCCGGCGTACGGACCGCGCGCGCGGTTCACGTAGAAGGTCCAGATTTCATACTGGCTGCCGGAGTACCAGGCGATGAAGTGCTCCATCAGGTACCCGTAGGACACGATGAGGCCCGTCGCCATGATGACCTTGTTCATGTTCTCAAGGTGGCGGTCGGTGATGACGTCCCGGAGCTTGAGGTACTTGCGGGCGGGCACGATGAGCGTGATCACCATCGCGAAGCCGCTGAACACGGCGCCGGCCACGAAGTAAGGCGGGAAGATGGTGGCGTGCCAGCCGGGGATGAGGCCCGTGGCGAAGTCGAAGGACACGATCGTGTGCACGCTGACCACCAGCGGGGTGGAGAGGCCGGCGAGCAGCAGGTAGCCGATCTT encodes:
- a CDS encoding c-type cytochrome, coding for MRWLIPAAAGLALAGCNVPSEFLQRMESQAKYEYYETSEFWADGKAMRTPPEGTIPRERPVGSPGLTTGRVNGTLVTSIPKEIELNRQVLELGQKQYNIVCAQCHGRLGDGNSVVAENMALRLPPSLQEIANKPDGHFFAAITEGYGIMPSFAGELNIQERWAVVAYVRALQRARTTQVGGQQPVPQENR
- a CDS encoding DUF3341 domain-containing protein, whose product is MSAETKVLESWVLAEFPSPDVLVAATQQMREKGYEGMDTYSPYPLHGGSEALGLPPSRVPFIALGGALTGIITAISFQAYMNGLDYPLNVGGRPVLSIPAYVPITFELAVLLAAFGIFFGLLGLSRLPQPYHPVFESEEFRSASTHGYWLSIPKALTTAKAEDIMDQLKALGATHVTVVTGEKE
- the nrfD gene encoding NrfD/PsrC family molybdoenzyme membrane anchor subunit; protein product: MAETAAHTASLDPLEPRPLVAPHHDDKSLNETLLDHVWAKPGKGWFMLFGIALAGLGLLVLGVTVTLARGIGVWGNNQPNGWAFDIINFVWWVGIGHAGTLISAILLLFQQKWRTSINRFAEAMTLFAVCCAGLFPLLHTGRPWFAFWLFPYPSTLGAWPQFRSPLVWDVFAISTYLTVSALFWFVGLIPDLAALRDSSKGKLQRTIYGLFALGWRGSGRHWHNYKIGYLLLAGLSTPLVVSVHTIVSFDFATGLIPGWHATIFPPYFVAGAVFSGFAMVITLIVPARKYLKLRDVITDRHLENMNKVIMATGLIVSYGYLMEHFIAWYSGSQYEIWTFYVNRARGPYAGVYWLMIACNVITPNIFWFKKCRTSIPIMWVASIVVNIGMWCERFIIIVTSLTQDFLPSSWDLYSPTWVDWCIYVGTLGLFSTLFLLFLKFVPAVAVSEVKELQLELKHAAHHAAHGAETGAAGTLTHGAH